The following are encoded in a window of Primulina eburnea isolate SZY01 chromosome 4, ASM2296580v1, whole genome shotgun sequence genomic DNA:
- the LOC140830917 gene encoding uncharacterized protein — protein MAMKQFLQLPISRICTLSNKIGYTLFSIKFIPLSPQLSARWVRACALQPDRSFTALSLVKTEVKKKKRRLDEICLERFEQYSRTFIQSWITQGKVTVDGRVVNKCGTPISVNSIVEIKAEVPKYVCRAGHKLEAAIEQLEIDVTGKVILDSGLSTGGFTDCLLQYGASFVYGVDVGYGQVADKIRRDGRVSVIERTNLRYLTELPQKVDLVTLDLSFISSLTVMPAVVSLMKDDGTIVSLIKPQFEAHRSQVGGGGIVRDPLVHKEVLAKIINGVQKLGFECRGWIESPLKGADGNKEFLACFDRKPMKYDAFVSLGDADIYKLYRPMKQET, from the exons ATGGCAATGAAGCAGTTTCTGCAACTTCCCATATCACGAATTTGTACATTGAGTAACAAAATTGGATACACCCTCTTCTCTATCAAATTCATTCCACTCTCTCCTCAGCTATCGG CGAGATGGGTCAGGGCCTGCGCGCTACAGCCTGACAGAAGTTTTACTGCATTAAGTTTGGTGAAAACTGAAGTGAAGAAAAA GAAAAGGAGACTGGACGAGATATGTCTTGAAAGATTTGAGCAGTATAGTCGAACGTTCATTCAGTCTTGGATCACTCAAG GCAAGGTAACCGTTGATGGTAGAGTGGTAAACAAATGTGGGACTCCCATCTCTGTTAATTCTATCGTGGAGATCAAGGCTGAAGTTCCTAAATATGTGTGTAG AGCTGGGCACAAGTTGGAGGCTGCCATTGAACAACTAGAGATCGATGTTACTGGAAAAGTGATTCTTGATTCAGGACTTTCTACTGGTGGGTTTACCGATTGCTTGCTTCAATATGGTGCTTCATTTGTTTATGGTGTTGATGTGGGTTATGGACAG GTGGCTGACAAAATACGCAGAGATGGACGTGTGAGTGTTATAGAACGGACCAATTTGCGATATCTTACTGAACTGCCGCAGAAGGTTGATTTGGTTACTTTGGACCTTTCCTTCATTTCTTCACTGACG GTCATGCCTGCTGTTGTCAGCTTAATGAAAGATGACGGCACGATAGTTTCACTAATAAAACCTCAATTTGAGGCACACCGATCACAA GTGGGAGGTGGTGGAATTGTGAGAGATCCCTTAGTCCATAAAGAG GTTCTTGCAAAGATCATAAATGGTGTACAAAAGCTGGGATTCGAATGCAGAGGATGGATAGAGTCTCCCTTAAAGGGTGCTGACGGAAACAAAGAGTTTCTTGCTTGCTTCGATCGAAAACCTATGAAATATGATGCATTTGTATCGCTCGGTGACGCAGATATTTACAAATTGTACCGACCCATGAAACAAGAAACGTGA